The Listeria monocytogenes genome window below encodes:
- a CDS encoding GNAT family N-acetyltransferase — protein sequence MKRNYHVKFLNEKDVELAEAVCAASEDYYLMEQDKPASKSDALKIITEIPDGKTRFDKFVLAVLDENEKPIGLVDIVSDYPRKGRWFIGLLLLTPDARHNGLGKVLHQTIKEWASDGGADSLALGVLAENEKGRGFFEHLGYTKEETKQANYGGKEQEVSIFTLAIK from the coding sequence ATGAAACGTAATTATCATGTGAAATTTTTAAATGAAAAAGATGTGGAGCTTGCAGAAGCTGTGTGCGCGGCATCCGAAGATTATTATTTAATGGAACAAGATAAGCCTGCATCGAAAAGTGATGCATTAAAAATTATCACAGAAATTCCAGACGGGAAAACAAGATTCGATAAGTTTGTACTAGCTGTGTTGGATGAAAATGAAAAACCAATCGGCTTAGTAGATATTGTTTCCGATTACCCTAGAAAAGGTCGCTGGTTTATCGGTTTACTTCTTTTAACGCCAGATGCTCGTCATAATGGTCTTGGAAAAGTACTTCACCAAACGATCAAAGAGTGGGCAAGTGATGGCGGAGCAGATTCATTAGCCTTAGGAGTTTTAGCTGAGAATGAAAAAGGTCGCGGATTCTTTGAACACCTTGGCTACACGAAAGAAGAAACCAAACAAGCTAATTATGGCGGAAAAGAACAAGAAGTTAGTATTTTCACTTTAGCGATTAAATAA
- a CDS encoding ComEC/Rec2 family competence protein codes for MKKGILNVLLAFALIVGLSVPSSMQVEAAAPTIKVHFIDVGQGDAIYIKAPSGEDILIDAGNKGKGKIVVNYLKKLKVKDIDIMIASHSDADNVGGLPEVMNNIKVKSLYAPNSTNTTAAYKDFVNTAKKKKLAIKTAKAGVKLPVKGVNAQFVGPVKTYGKTDRNNWSAVLHVAYKKNTFLFTGDAQTKAESDMINAKKTLRADVLKVSTQGSKTATSQAFVNVVKPKYAIISVGKNGYGHPTSQTVNRLTKAKAKVYRTDRNKTIVVTGNGSSYSIGK; via the coding sequence ATGAAAAAAGGGATTTTAAACGTATTACTAGCTTTTGCTTTAATTGTGGGACTATCCGTACCAAGTTCTATGCAAGTGGAGGCAGCTGCACCAACAATAAAAGTGCATTTCATTGATGTTGGCCAAGGAGACGCCATTTATATCAAAGCACCTAGCGGAGAAGATATTTTAATTGATGCAGGTAACAAAGGAAAAGGGAAAATTGTCGTTAATTATTTAAAAAAACTTAAAGTAAAAGATATTGATATTATGATTGCTTCTCATTCAGATGCGGATAACGTGGGTGGACTACCAGAAGTCATGAATAATATCAAAGTTAAAAGCCTATATGCACCCAACTCTACTAACACGACTGCTGCTTACAAAGATTTTGTGAATACAGCGAAAAAGAAAAAATTAGCTATTAAAACGGCAAAAGCTGGTGTAAAACTCCCGGTCAAAGGGGTAAATGCCCAATTTGTAGGTCCAGTTAAAACATACGGAAAAACAGATCGCAACAACTGGAGTGCTGTTCTCCATGTTGCATATAAGAAAAACACATTCTTATTCACCGGAGATGCGCAAACCAAAGCAGAGAGCGATATGATTAATGCAAAGAAAACATTACGCGCGGATGTCCTGAAAGTAAGTACACAAGGCTCCAAAACCGCAACGAGTCAAGCATTTGTCAATGTTGTAAAGCCAAAATATGCCATTATTAGTGTTGGTAAAAATGGCTACGGTCATCCTACCTCCCAAACCGTTAATAGATTAACAAAAGCAAAGGCGAAAGTGTATCGCACAGATCGTAATAAGACTATCGTTGTAACAGGAAACGGTTCATCTTATTCTATCGGAAAATAA
- a CDS encoding SMI1/KNR4 family protein: MVDQRNQLARIHTKITALKEKDPDLNLFGSESHAYKLNQPLSNQTLTEFENDHQITLPQDYRAFLEQIGNGGMGPYYGLETLVDGLCASLDYKDKKYGVQTLSEPFPHTDDWNAPGYKEGMSDEDYDAWQELCFQDKEVFGLLRIANFGCGVSINLVVNGPSYGEIWVDDRNNDNGVYPDFYFGNEERLNFLDWYELWLDKSIEEFEKA, encoded by the coding sequence ATGGTTGATCAGCGAAATCAACTTGCTAGAATCCACACAAAAATCACTGCTTTAAAAGAAAAAGATCCCGATTTGAATTTATTTGGTTCAGAAAGCCACGCCTATAAACTCAATCAACCTTTGTCTAATCAAACGCTTACCGAATTTGAGAATGACCATCAAATTACTTTACCTCAAGATTATCGTGCTTTTCTAGAGCAAATTGGTAACGGCGGAATGGGTCCTTACTATGGCTTAGAAACACTAGTGGACGGGCTTTGCGCCTCGCTTGATTACAAGGATAAAAAGTACGGGGTGCAAACGTTAAGCGAGCCTTTCCCGCATACAGATGACTGGAATGCACCTGGTTATAAAGAAGGAATGTCCGATGAAGATTATGATGCTTGGCAAGAACTGTGCTTCCAAGATAAAGAAGTATTTGGACTTCTGCGTATTGCTAATTTTGGTTGTGGCGTTTCGATTAACCTTGTTGTAAATGGTCCTTCTTATGGAGAAATTTGGGTGGATGACAGAAATAATGATAATGGCGTCTATCCTGATTTTTACTTTGGAAATGAAGAACGTTTAAACTTTCTTGACTGGTATGAGTTATGGTTAGATAAATCTATAGAAGAATTTGAAAAAGCCTAG
- a CDS encoding ABC transporter permease subunit encodes MKRIVKIFLHYLLGILGIILISCVPAIFSKVTSWSSSTYLEALKSIFTTILHPTKWEISYQGSAEVFHISLVDFIAGPYFYSMKIIVASLLISAVIAYLLVITTFRGPKWLRRGLSGFLSILQAFPDFSFIFLIQMAVVYIYQQTGVFTLNFYSLNGEQIYAAPIVCLSIVPTVLFYKMMMLLMENEWQADYIQLARGKGLTERAILLRHATPNMMQSLFYQSKTIVWFILSAYLVVEFLFGIEGVLYYLLVGFSPLNIFLVLALVFTPFYFFYALIDLWISRGKNTESTNVTRIPLHWNSFQKTFVKKVNLKSKWRHLVVTTGQLLKRPSFSIPLATLSILLIASLIYGVMGDKINSLKFISDATGRVTDMAPFKPNAQVWLGTDQAGNSILDQLLVGIKYTLLIAFIIATLRVVIGYVLAVPLAFFSKSRTRNFVQSIADGMHYLPLSLLVFIIMVNEFINYSGVFETSLLTRIIFQILIMVVIVLPITTNRISSEISQVLKKEFVLSALVFGGNARWILTKHINPQIWSKLILIWIEQLIQTLQMFVHLAIFGIFIGGAIMGADDGMLNPVIPELSGLIANAKFVFTNHQFWIILPPLVVFMILILCFQMMANSLLKREEDSKKA; translated from the coding sequence ATGAAAAGAATTGTCAAAATTTTTCTACATTATTTATTAGGAATTTTAGGAATTATTTTAATCAGTTGTGTTCCCGCTATATTTAGTAAAGTAACATCCTGGTCATCAAGCACGTATTTGGAGGCTCTTAAGTCAATTTTTACAACGATTTTGCACCCAACGAAATGGGAAATTAGTTATCAAGGAAGCGCAGAAGTTTTTCATATATCCTTGGTGGATTTTATCGCCGGACCTTATTTCTACTCCATGAAAATTATCGTAGCGAGCTTGCTAATTTCCGCTGTTATTGCCTATCTATTAGTAATCACAACCTTTCGTGGGCCAAAATGGTTGCGCCGAGGATTAAGCGGATTTCTATCAATACTTCAAGCATTTCCAGATTTTTCCTTTATTTTCCTTATTCAAATGGCTGTCGTATACATATATCAACAAACCGGCGTGTTCACCTTGAATTTTTATAGTTTAAATGGGGAGCAAATATATGCAGCACCAATTGTTTGCCTGTCTATCGTACCAACAGTGCTCTTTTACAAAATGATGATGCTTCTTATGGAAAATGAATGGCAGGCTGATTATATCCAATTGGCTCGCGGGAAAGGTTTAACCGAGAGAGCGATACTACTGCGCCATGCTACACCCAATATGATGCAGAGCCTATTTTATCAATCAAAAACCATCGTTTGGTTTATTTTAAGCGCCTACCTCGTTGTAGAATTTTTATTCGGTATCGAAGGCGTGCTCTACTACTTGCTAGTGGGATTTAGCCCATTAAATATTTTCCTAGTATTAGCACTCGTGTTCACCCCATTTTACTTCTTTTACGCACTAATAGACCTGTGGATTAGCCGCGGGAAAAATACGGAGAGCACAAATGTGACCCGAATTCCGCTGCACTGGAATAGTTTCCAGAAAACCTTTGTGAAAAAAGTAAACCTTAAAAGCAAATGGCGCCACTTGGTAGTAACGACCGGGCAGCTCCTAAAGCGACCATCCTTCAGCATTCCGCTGGCAACACTTAGCATCTTACTAATCGCAAGCCTTATTTACGGGGTGATGGGAGACAAAATCAACTCGCTTAAATTTATCAGTGATGCGACTGGACGAGTAACCGATATGGCGCCCTTTAAACCAAATGCGCAAGTATGGCTAGGCACCGACCAAGCTGGCAACTCCATTCTTGACCAATTACTCGTCGGCATCAAATATACGCTGCTTATAGCTTTCATCATCGCAACGCTACGTGTCGTGATTGGCTACGTTTTGGCAGTGCCACTCGCATTTTTCAGCAAATCGCGAACACGCAATTTCGTCCAAAGCATAGCGGACGGGATGCATTATCTACCACTGTCTTTACTTGTGTTTATTATCATGGTTAACGAATTTATCAACTATTCTGGCGTTTTTGAAACAAGCTTACTTACACGTATTATCTTCCAAATTTTAATCATGGTGGTAATCGTGTTGCCAATTACAACCAACCGAATCAGCAGTGAAATTTCCCAAGTGTTGAAAAAAGAATTTGTCCTGAGTGCGCTCGTTTTTGGTGGAAATGCTCGTTGGATTTTAACCAAGCATATCAATCCACAAATCTGGTCTAAATTAATTTTGATTTGGATTGAGCAGCTCATTCAAACGTTGCAAATGTTTGTTCATTTAGCTATCTTTGGCATTTTCATTGGTGGGGCAATCATGGGAGCCGATGACGGCATGCTGAATCCAGTTATCCCTGAACTATCTGGTTTAATCGCAAATGCTAAATTCGTTTTCACCAATCATCAATTCTGGATAATTTTGCCTCCATTAGTGGTATTTATGATTTTAATTCTTTGTTTCCAAATGATGGCCAATTCGCTGTTGAAACGAGAAGAAGACAGCAAAAAAGCCTAG
- a CDS encoding Cof-type HAD-IIB family hydrolase, which produces MTKKYLICSDIDGTLLHQDQTVSEKTRDLIQTLENDGHIFSISTGRMYHSAREVGLKVSNSGHVIASNGSYAAIRNEQLLKTTLEEKAIRETYDIMHDFDLPLFFFSTNTLFYTKEPPAFFRELADKSRLDTGDDCFSLVSINDKAVFDENMNQFLNAIVVAEDDVARLADVRIALDKTNGIRVLSSHHNNLEILPANSDKKTAVEALGSYYDIPRERIITFGDGENDIGMLQYAGTGVAMANASDNVKAAANHLTDTNEADGVYKFLKEFIS; this is translated from the coding sequence TTGACTAAAAAATATTTGATTTGTTCCGATATTGATGGAACTTTACTACACCAAGACCAGACAGTATCTGAAAAAACACGCGATTTAATTCAAACTTTAGAAAATGATGGTCATATTTTCTCTATTTCAACTGGTCGAATGTATCATTCCGCTCGCGAAGTTGGTTTAAAAGTAAGTAATTCAGGTCATGTTATCGCCTCTAATGGTTCGTATGCAGCCATTCGCAATGAACAACTGCTCAAAACTACTTTAGAAGAAAAAGCCATTCGCGAAACGTATGATATTATGCACGATTTCGATTTACCGCTATTTTTCTTTTCTACAAATACACTCTTCTATACAAAAGAACCGCCTGCTTTCTTCCGAGAACTTGCGGATAAAAGTCGTTTAGATACTGGAGATGACTGTTTTTCACTTGTATCTATTAATGATAAAGCTGTTTTTGATGAAAATATGAATCAATTTTTGAATGCCATTGTTGTAGCTGAGGACGATGTCGCTCGTTTAGCTGATGTACGTATTGCTTTAGACAAAACAAATGGTATTCGCGTTCTATCTTCTCACCATAATAATTTAGAAATTCTTCCAGCAAATTCTGATAAAAAAACAGCTGTTGAAGCACTTGGCTCTTATTATGATATTCCACGCGAAAGAATTATTACTTTTGGTGATGGCGAAAATGATATCGGCATGCTACAATATGCTGGAACTGGCGTTGCGATGGCGAATGCAAGCGATAACGTCAAAGCGGCAGCAAATCATCTTACTGACACGAATGAAGCAGATGGGGTTTACAAATTTCTAAAAGAATTCATTTCATAA
- a CDS encoding histidine phosphatase family protein, which produces MAEGLRTIYFVRHGKTEWNMTGQMQGWGDSPLVAEGIDGAKAVGEVLKDTQIDAVYTSTSKRTQDTAAYILGDRKIDIQPLEELKEMGFGTWEGVRVTEIDEKHPEERAKILHSPETYKAEVNGGETYYEVAERLLTGIEKIIAENPSGNILVVSHGMSLTLLLYLLQGGTIEDHRKEAPRILNTSISIVEYQNGEFSLKKINEISHLDLK; this is translated from the coding sequence TTGGCAGAAGGTTTACGTACAATTTATTTTGTAAGGCATGGTAAGACAGAGTGGAATATGACTGGACAAATGCAAGGGTGGGGCGATTCGCCACTAGTTGCAGAAGGTATTGACGGAGCAAAAGCAGTTGGCGAAGTGTTAAAAGACACGCAGATTGATGCTGTTTATACGAGTACTAGTAAACGCACGCAAGATACCGCGGCTTATATTCTTGGCGACCGTAAAATCGACATTCAACCTCTTGAAGAACTAAAAGAAATGGGATTTGGAACGTGGGAAGGCGTTAGGGTAACGGAAATTGACGAAAAACACCCAGAAGAACGCGCGAAAATTCTTCATAGCCCTGAAACCTACAAAGCCGAAGTAAATGGTGGCGAGACTTACTATGAAGTTGCAGAACGATTACTCACAGGCATCGAAAAAATCATTGCAGAAAATCCAAGTGGCAACATCCTCGTTGTTTCTCACGGCATGTCACTTACGTTATTATTATACTTGCTACAAGGCGGAACCATTGAAGATCACCGCAAAGAAGCACCAAGAATTTTGAACACAAGTATTAGCATCGTAGAATATCAAAATGGCGAATTTTCTCTTAAAAAAATCAATGAAATCAGTCATTTGGACTTAAAATAA
- a CDS encoding ABC transporter ATP-binding protein — MAQLSLEHIYKIYDNKVTAVSDFNLEIDDKEFIVFVGPSGCGKSTTLRMIAGLEEISKGELSIDGKVMNNVAPKDRDIAMVFQNYALYPHMTVYDNMAFGLKLRKMPKDEIKKRVEHAANILGLTEYLKRKPSALSGGQRQRVALGRAIVRDAKVFLMDEPLSNLDAKLRVQMRAEITKLHQQLDTTMIYVTHDQTEAMTMATRIVIMKDGVIQQVGSPKQVYDHPVNMFVAGFIGSPAMNFFKGRLEGANFIGDDFTIEVPEGKLKLLKDRGFDGKDIVFGIRPEDIHDEPIVIEANPGYTFKATTIVAELTGAEFMLHSRVGTHEFVARVDARSEHQPNEVLTLAFEMSKSHFFDPETEDNLTD; from the coding sequence TTGGCACAATTATCACTAGAACATATTTATAAAATTTATGATAACAAAGTAACTGCAGTTTCAGACTTTAATTTAGAAATCGATGACAAAGAATTCATCGTTTTCGTAGGGCCATCTGGTTGTGGTAAATCTACAACTTTACGTATGATTGCGGGATTAGAAGAAATTTCAAAAGGCGAACTATCTATTGATGGTAAAGTAATGAATAATGTTGCGCCAAAAGACCGCGACATTGCTATGGTATTCCAAAACTACGCCTTATACCCACATATGACTGTATATGATAACATGGCATTTGGTTTGAAACTTCGTAAAATGCCGAAAGACGAAATTAAAAAACGTGTGGAACACGCTGCAAATATCCTTGGTTTAACTGAATACTTAAAACGTAAACCAAGTGCACTTTCCGGTGGTCAACGTCAACGTGTTGCTTTAGGTCGTGCAATCGTTCGTGACGCAAAAGTCTTCCTAATGGATGAACCACTTTCCAACTTAGATGCGAAATTACGTGTGCAAATGCGTGCAGAAATCACAAAACTTCACCAACAATTAGATACTACCATGATTTACGTTACCCATGACCAAACAGAAGCGATGACAATGGCGACTCGTATCGTTATCATGAAAGATGGTGTTATCCAACAAGTTGGTTCACCAAAACAAGTTTATGATCACCCAGTGAATATGTTCGTAGCCGGCTTTATTGGTAGCCCAGCAATGAACTTCTTCAAAGGTCGTCTAGAAGGTGCTAACTTCATTGGTGATGATTTCACTATTGAAGTTCCAGAAGGCAAATTGAAACTTCTTAAAGACAGAGGATTTGATGGTAAAGATATCGTTTTCGGTATTCGTCCAGAAGATATTCATGATGAACCAATCGTTATTGAAGCAAACCCAGGTTATACATTCAAAGCAACAACGATTGTCGCTGAGCTTACTGGTGCTGAATTTATGCTTCATAGCCGCGTTGGTACACATGAATTCGTAGCTCGTGTTGATGCTCGCTCGGAACACCAACCAAATGAAGTACTGACTTTAGCATTTGAAATGTCTAAATCTCACTTCTTTGACCCAGAAACAGAAGATAACTTAACTGATTAA
- the yidA gene encoding sugar-phosphatase codes for MYKLIAIDIDGTLLTDDHKVTDEVKEAIRQAKLKGVKVVLCTGRPLVGVENYLTELELREEGDYVISFNGAFVQDTFTKEVISHLTLGIDDLKEIYQVSLDSNLHMHFFDDKALYTPNREIGKYTIVEAYLTGSQLIYKEIENVPEDFIMSKAMFIEEAPELEAGIAKMPESFREKYHLVRSTPFYLEILNRDASKGNAVKELSEKLGIKQSEVICIGDQENDVTMLEFAGLGIAMGNAPERIKQLADYTTASNNDSGVAKAIQKFVLDK; via the coding sequence TTGTATAAATTAATCGCGATTGATATTGATGGAACACTACTGACAGATGATCATAAGGTTACGGACGAAGTAAAAGAAGCCATTCGCCAAGCAAAACTAAAAGGCGTAAAAGTAGTTCTTTGCACTGGACGTCCACTTGTTGGTGTAGAAAATTATTTAACTGAACTTGAACTACGTGAGGAAGGCGATTACGTTATTAGTTTTAACGGTGCATTTGTTCAAGATACGTTTACAAAAGAAGTTATTTCTCACTTAACGCTTGGCATTGACGATTTAAAAGAAATTTATCAAGTGAGTTTAGATAGCAATTTGCACATGCATTTCTTTGATGACAAAGCGCTTTATACGCCGAACCGTGAAATTGGCAAATACACGATTGTCGAAGCCTATCTTACTGGCAGTCAACTGATTTATAAAGAAATCGAAAACGTGCCAGAAGATTTTATTATGTCGAAAGCAATGTTTATTGAAGAAGCACCTGAACTGGAAGCTGGTATTGCGAAAATGCCGGAATCCTTCCGCGAAAAATATCATTTAGTTCGTAGCACCCCTTTCTACTTGGAAATTCTAAATCGTGACGCTAGTAAAGGTAACGCGGTCAAAGAACTTTCCGAAAAACTTGGCATTAAGCAAAGCGAAGTCATCTGCATTGGCGACCAAGAAAATGACGTTACAATGCTTGAATTCGCTGGACTTGGTATCGCGATGGGCAATGCTCCGGAAAGAATTAAGCAATTAGCTGACTATACGACTGCATCGAACAATGATAGCGGTGTCGCAAAAGCAATTCAAAAATTTGTGCTGGATAAATAA
- a CDS encoding Crp/Fnr family transcriptional regulator produces the protein MAYPFNHKEFVAMMEQYNLKSNIITIPEHTVLNDLVTENQDCVYLLKSGILAGYIDFDNDKIYSIFTANFFMGYYTIFENSPLVLTYQTLTECEIIIYKKKDIEYSLSLFPENFGFQYTIMRTIAKHGYYKSLLQYRDKKDQLAFVFEMLVKILDIPVEDGVAVLPKSISTTVIKNYCTLSKAFFYSQLKELKEAGIISKVKLQWRINMEALLEKNNTVV, from the coding sequence ATGGCCTATCCATTTAATCACAAAGAGTTTGTTGCAATGATGGAGCAATACAACTTAAAATCTAATATCATCACAATACCTGAACATACCGTTTTAAATGATTTAGTTACTGAAAATCAGGATTGTGTGTATTTACTAAAATCCGGAATACTCGCCGGATATATTGATTTCGATAATGACAAAATTTATTCTATATTTACTGCTAACTTTTTCATGGGGTATTATACAATTTTTGAAAACTCCCCCCTTGTTTTAACATATCAAACACTAACTGAATGTGAAATAATTATTTACAAAAAGAAAGATATCGAGTACTCGCTTTCTCTCTTCCCAGAAAACTTTGGATTTCAGTATACTATTATGAGAACTATCGCCAAACACGGTTATTACAAATCTCTTTTACAATATCGCGATAAAAAGGACCAGCTCGCTTTTGTTTTTGAAATGCTAGTTAAAATTCTTGATATCCCCGTGGAGGATGGTGTCGCTGTACTGCCTAAATCCATTAGCACAACTGTTATAAAAAACTATTGTACCCTATCCAAGGCTTTCTTCTACTCTCAACTTAAAGAATTAAAAGAAGCCGGGATTATTTCAAAAGTAAAACTACAGTGGCGAATTAACATGGAAGCTCTTTTAGAAAAAAATAATACGGTCGTCTAA
- a CDS encoding glycoside hydrolase family 1 protein, with the protein MEHQKRSPFPKDFLWGSASAAYQIEGAWDADGKGKSVWDEYVRIPGTTFKGTNGDVAVDHYHRYKEDVKLMADAGLKAYRFSIAWTRIFPNGKGEVNEAGLKFYDNLIDELLKYDIEPLVTLYHWDIPQALFDEYGGWESRQVIEDFTNYSTTLFKRYGDRVKYWISLNEQNIFVGMGYGQALHPPKVSDPKRMYAVNHIANLANASVIKAFHEIVPDGKIGPSFAYTPHYPIDTDPKNVQAADDAEELNSYFWMDMYAFGRYPKAVWKYLEENEIAPVIEDGDMELLASAKPDFMGVNYYQSATVAYNPLDGVGQNNEMNFTGKKGSTKETGVPGVYKKVVNPFVKTTNWDWTIDPKGLQIALRRINSRYALPILITENGLGEFDKLVDGEVNDDYRIDYLSAHATAIRDAISDGVDMLGYCTWSFTDLLSWLNGYQKRYGFVYVDRDVEDDAPMTRIPKKSYYWYKQVIETNGADL; encoded by the coding sequence ATGGAACATCAAAAACGTTCACCATTCCCGAAAGATTTCTTATGGGGTTCTGCATCTGCAGCTTATCAAATCGAAGGCGCATGGGACGCAGACGGCAAAGGTAAATCAGTTTGGGACGAATATGTCCGCATTCCTGGAACTACTTTCAAAGGTACAAATGGCGATGTAGCTGTTGACCATTATCACCGTTATAAAGAAGACGTAAAACTAATGGCAGACGCTGGCCTAAAAGCTTACCGTTTCTCTATCGCTTGGACTCGTATCTTCCCAAATGGTAAAGGCGAAGTGAATGAAGCTGGATTGAAATTTTATGATAACTTAATTGATGAGTTGCTTAAATATGACATTGAACCGCTTGTAACATTGTATCACTGGGATATCCCACAAGCATTATTTGATGAATACGGTGGCTGGGAATCTCGCCAAGTTATTGAAGATTTCACGAATTATTCCACAACGCTATTCAAACGTTACGGCGACCGCGTTAAATATTGGATTTCCTTGAATGAGCAAAATATCTTTGTTGGTATGGGTTATGGTCAAGCGCTTCACCCGCCAAAAGTTAGCGATCCAAAAAGAATGTACGCAGTAAACCATATTGCGAACTTAGCTAATGCGAGCGTTATCAAAGCTTTCCACGAAATCGTTCCTGATGGAAAAATTGGACCAAGTTTTGCTTACACACCACATTATCCAATCGACACAGATCCTAAAAACGTTCAAGCTGCCGATGATGCAGAAGAATTAAACAGTTATTTCTGGATGGATATGTATGCTTTTGGGCGTTATCCGAAAGCAGTTTGGAAATATTTAGAAGAAAACGAGATTGCGCCAGTTATTGAAGACGGCGATATGGAACTTCTTGCTTCTGCAAAACCAGATTTCATGGGCGTAAACTATTACCAATCTGCAACTGTAGCTTACAACCCGCTTGATGGCGTTGGTCAAAACAACGAAATGAACTTCACTGGTAAAAAAGGTAGCACGAAAGAAACTGGTGTCCCTGGCGTATACAAAAAAGTCGTTAATCCTTTCGTGAAAACAACCAACTGGGACTGGACAATTGATCCAAAAGGCTTACAAATTGCGCTTCGTCGTATTAACAGCCGCTACGCTTTACCAATTTTAATTACAGAAAATGGTTTAGGTGAATTTGATAAATTAGTGGATGGCGAAGTAAACGATGACTACCGCATTGACTACCTAAGCGCGCACGCAACCGCTATTCGCGATGCAATCAGCGATGGTGTTGATATGTTAGGCTATTGTACTTGGAGCTTCACAGACCTTCTAAGCTGGTTAAACGGCTATCAAAAACGTTACGGTTTTGTTTATGTTGACCGCGATGTGGAAGATGATGCGCCAATGACTCGTATTCCGAAGAAAAGTTATTACTGGTATAAACAAGTGATTGAAACAAACGGAGCAGACCTATAA
- a CDS encoding Gfo/Idh/MocA family protein — translation MGNLNWAILGPGLIAHEFAEGMRGLNREIYAVGARSLEKGQAFASQYEIENVYDDFDKMLADPAIDVVYIATPHSNHYEFIMKSLHNGKHVLAEKAITVSSKELNEINALAKEKGLIVKEAMTIFHMPLYKKLREFVDSGTIGQLKIIQVAFGSAKEKDPKNRFYNMDLAGGALLDIGTYALSFARYFLSETPDEVLTTMKKFETGVDEQSGILLKNKEEELAVVSLSFRAKMPKRGVIACEEGFITVDEYPRASRATVTHTATGKVEEIEAGETSKALEYEIIAMEESIATGENTTYQLTNDVIAIMSDVRTQWGIKFPFEK, via the coding sequence ATGGGAAATTTAAACTGGGCAATTCTTGGACCAGGTTTGATTGCACATGAATTTGCAGAAGGAATGCGGGGACTGAACCGCGAAATTTATGCGGTAGGAGCACGGAGTTTAGAGAAGGGGCAAGCGTTCGCAAGTCAATACGAGATTGAAAATGTCTACGATGACTTTGACAAAATGCTTGCTGACCCGGCGATAGATGTAGTTTATATCGCTACACCACATTCTAATCACTACGAATTCATCATGAAAAGTTTACATAATGGCAAACATGTTTTAGCCGAAAAAGCGATAACTGTAAGTAGTAAAGAACTTAATGAAATTAATGCGCTAGCCAAAGAGAAAGGTCTAATTGTCAAAGAGGCAATGACAATATTCCATATGCCACTTTATAAAAAACTACGAGAATTTGTAGATTCCGGAACCATTGGTCAATTGAAAATTATTCAAGTTGCTTTTGGCAGTGCTAAAGAAAAAGACCCGAAAAACCGTTTTTACAATATGGATTTGGCGGGTGGTGCCTTACTTGATATTGGAACGTATGCACTCAGTTTTGCGCGCTACTTTTTAAGTGAAACGCCGGATGAAGTTTTGACGACAATGAAGAAATTCGAAACAGGTGTGGACGAACAATCAGGAATATTACTCAAAAATAAAGAAGAAGAACTAGCTGTTGTATCCTTATCGTTTCGAGCTAAAATGCCGAAACGCGGTGTTATTGCTTGCGAAGAAGGATTTATCACAGTAGACGAATATCCTCGCGCTAGCCGAGCAACAGTGACCCATACAGCCACTGGAAAAGTAGAAGAAATCGAAGCTGGTGAAACAAGCAAAGCGCTAGAATATGAAATTATAGCCATGGAAGAGAGCATTGCAACAGGAGAGAATACGACTTATCAATTAACCAATGATGTCATCGCGATTATGAGCGATGTTAGAACACAGTGGGGAATTAAATTTCCTTTTGAAAAATAA